One Drosophila kikkawai strain 14028-0561.14 chromosome 3L, DkikHiC1v2, whole genome shotgun sequence genomic window carries:
- the Srp54k gene encoding signal recognition particle subunit SRP54 yields MVLADLGRKITTALHSLSKATVINEEALNAMLKEICAALLEADVNIRLVKQLRENVRAVIDFDEMAGGLNKRRMIQSAVFKELVKLVDPGVKPYQPIKGKANVIMFVGLQGSGKTTTCTKLAYHYQKRNWKSCLVCADTFRAGAYDQIKQNATKARIPFYGSYTEIDPVVIAQEGVDMFKREGFEMIIVDTSGRHKQEESLFEEMLAVSNAVSPDNIIFVMDATIGQACEAQAKAFKDKVDIGSVIITKLDGHAKGGGALSAVAATQSPIIFIGTGEHIDDLEPFKTKPFVSKLLGMGDIEGLIDKVNELKLDGNEELLEKIKHGHFTIRDMYEQFQNIMKMGPFSQIMNMIPGFSQDFMTKGGEQESMARIKRMMTMMDSMSDNELDNRDGAKLFSKQPNRSIRVAQGAGVLEREVKELIAHYTKFAAVVKKMGGVKGLFKQGDMTKNVNPNQMAKLNQQMAKMIDPRMLQQMGGVGGLQNMMRQLQQGAAGGLGGLGNLMGGFGGK; encoded by the exons ATGGTTCTAGCGGACTTGGGGCGGAAGATAACCACCGCGCTGCACTCGCTCAGCAAGGCGACGGTCATCAACGAGGAGGCGCTCAATGCGATGCTCAAGGAGATTTGCGCCGCCCTCCTGGAGGCGGACGTGAACATCCGGCTGGTGAAGCAGCTGCGCGAGAATGTGCGCGCCGTGATTGACTTCGATGAGATGGCCGGCGGCCTCAACAAGCGCCGCATGATCCAGTCTGCCGTTTTCAAGGAGCTCGTCAAGCTGGTGGATCCCGGGGTGAAGCCCTACCAGCCCATCAAGGGCAAGGCGAACGTGATCATGTTCGTGGGCCTGCAGGGCTCCGGAAAGACAACCACGTGCACCAAGCTGGCCTATCACTACCAAAAGCGCAACTGGAAGTCGTGCCTCGTGTGCGCGGACACCTTCCGTGCCGGCGCCTATGACCAGATCAAGCAGAACGCCACCAAGGCGCGCATCCCCTTCTACGGCAGCTACACGGAAATCGACCCAGTGGTCATCGCCCAGGAGGGCGTCGACATGTTCAAGCGCGAGGGCTTCGAGATGATTATCGTGGACACATCGGGTCGGCACAAGCAGGAGGAGTCGCTGTTCGAGGAGATGTTGGCGGTGTCGAATGCCGTCAGTCCCGACAATATTATATTCGTGATGGACGCCACCATTGGGCAGGCTTGTGAGGCCCAGGCGAAGGCCTTCAAGGACAAGGTGGACATCGGTTCGGTGATCATCACCAAGTTGGACGGCCATGCCAAGGGAGGAGGTGCCTTGTCAGCCGTGGCTGCCACTCAGTCGCCAATCATTTTCATCGGCACGGGCGAGCACATCGATGACCTGGAGCCTTTTAAGACGAAACCCTTTGTGAGCAAGCTGCTCGGCATGGGCGACATCGAGGGTCTGATAGATAAG GTCAATGAGCTGAAGCTGGACGGCAACGAGGAGCTCCTCGAGAAGATCAAGCACGGCCACTTCACCATCCGTGACATGTACGAACAGTTCCAGAACATCATGAAGATGGGTCCTTTTTCGCAGATCATGAACATGATACCCGGCTTCTCGCAGGACTTCATGACCAAGGGCGGTGAACAGGAGTCGATGGCGAGAATCAAGCGCATGATGACCATGATGGACAGCATGTCGGACAACGAACTGGACAACCGAGACGGAGCGAAGCTGTTCAGTAAGCAGCCCAACCGCAGCATTCGCGTGGCCCAAGGCGCTGGCGTCCTGGAGCGCGAGGTCAAGGAGCTGATTGCCCACTACACCAAGTTTGCGGCGGTGGTGAAGAAGATGGGCGGCGTCAAGGGCCTGTTCAAGCAGGGCGATATGACCAAGAACGTGAATCCCAACCAGATGGCCAAGCTCAACCAGCAGATGGCCAAGATGATCGATCCGCGAATGCTGCAGCAGATGGGCGGCGTGGGCGGTCTCCAGAACATGATGCGACAGCTCCAGCAGGGAGCGGCGGGCGGACTGGGCGGCCTGGGGAACCTGATGGGAGGCTTCGGCGGCAAGTGA
- the Gen gene encoding flap endonuclease GEN, whose amino-acid sequence MGVKELWTVLTPHAERKPINELRGKKVAIDLAGWVCESLNVVDYFVHPRHHLKNLFFRTCYLIWEKVTPVFVLEGVAPKLKSQVIAKRNELQFRGVKPKEASAGSSQAPKGDKGRTRFNHVLKQCETLLLSMGIQCVQGPGEAEAYCAFLNKHGLVDGVISQDSDCFAYGAVRVYRNFSVSTQGAQAASGGAVDIYDMREITARMDFGQHKIIVMALLCGCDYCPDGIGGIGKDGVLKLFNKYKETEILAKLRNWRQETSKYNALEIRVDDKSVCSNCGHLGKTQSHTRSGCSECRTHRGCDESLWKEQRLSIKAELALRRKALLAPEFPNEEIIAEFLSEPDTIPSINLNWRQPNLVKFIKQIGHLLQWPEIYCFQKFFPILTRWQVQQSKQEKALIEPREILKKRTVKGVASLELKWHDPSGSFKGLIPDEQVAEFELEHPKGIEELFYTIEPLDMMEQAFPDLVSAFFKSKEKPPKKTTRKKKTASEEKENEPEQEVKPKPKRVVRKKKTPAEPGQPLLQQFLNRGKESHQTPIKSSPLQQRQQCSSTPITKCLPSDLESDCDEEEFNMSDIVKGIISNPKARPALLTQHQGHQLHYEPMAEDLSLRLAQMSLGGEEEAQTKRDLSQMEQQPPSSKRFSLDDSFDRLVNGNPRKASHIIEPARTPVERFKLKQRLSIRIPSPVKPLASVSFFFNQSSDQGDAFEELMNSSLLIEKNKEEVEREDEEDNEDEEEDQDSQQEDEKEEEQDEEQENEQQEDEDDDLIVISD is encoded by the exons atggGTGTCAAGGAGTTGTGGACTGTCCTGACGCCCCACGCCGAACGCAAGCCCATCAATGAGCTGCGGGGCAAGAAGGTGGCCATTGACTTGGCCGGCTGGGTGTGCGAGTCGCTTAATGTTGTGGACTACTTTGTGCATCCTCGCCACCATTTAAA AAACCTATTCTTTCGCACTTGCTATCTGATTTGGGAAAAGGTCACTCCCGTCTTCGTTTTGGAGGGAGTTGCTCCCAAGCTCAAGAGCCAGGTCATAGCCAAGCGGAATGAGCTGCAATTTCGGGGAGTTAAACCCAAGGAGGCCTCGGCAGGTAGCTCCCAAGCTCCAAAGGGCGACAAGGGTCGCACCCGGTTCAACCATGTCCTCAAACAGTGCGAaacattgctgctgtctatgGGAATCCAGTGTGTCCAGGGCCCAGGCGAAGCGGAGGCTTACTGCGCCTTTCTCAACAAGCATGGC TTAGTTGACGGCGTCATAAGCCAGGACTCGGATTGCTTTGCTTATGGAGCTGTTCGGGTTTACCGCAACTTCTCGGTGTCCACCCAAGGAGCTCAGGCGGCGTCTGGGGGTGCTGTGGACATCTACGACATGAGGGAGATCACAGCCCGCATGGACTTTGGTCAACACAAGATTATAGTGATGGCTTTGCTTTGCGGCTGTGACTACTGTCCCGATGGCATCGGTGGCATAGGCAAGGATGGCGTCTTGAAGCTCTTCAACAAGTATAAGGAGACGGAGATTCTGGCCAA GCTTCGAAACTGGCGGCAGGAGACCAGCAAATACAATGCCCTCGAGATTCGTGTGGACGACAAGTCTGTGTGCAGCAACTGCGGGCACTTGGGCAAGACCCAAAGCCACACCAGAAGCGGCTGCAGTGAGTGTCGAACCCATCGAGGCTGCGATGAGAGCCTCTGGAA GGAACAGCGTTTATCCATTAAGGCGGAACTTGCCTTGCGCCGGAAGGCTTTGTTAGCTCCTGAATTTCCCAACGAGGAGATCATAGCCGAGTTCCTCAGCGAACCGGACACCATCCCTAGCATAAATCTCAACTGGCGGCAGCCGAATCTCGTCAAGTTCATCAAGCAAATTGGGCATCTTCTGCAATGGCCGGAGATCTACTGCTTCCAGAAGTTCTTTCCCATTCTTACACGCTGGCAGGTGCAGCAATCAAAGCAGGAAAAGGCTTTGATTGAGCCGCGAGAGATCCTTAAGAAGCGCACGGTCAAGGGAGTGGCCAGCTTGGAGCTGAAATGGCATGATCCTAGCGGTAGTTTCAAGGGTCTCATACCCGATGAACAGGTGGCCGAGTTTGAGCTGGAGCATCCAAAGGGAATCGAAGAGCTGTTCTACACCATTGAGCCTTTGGATATGATGGAACAGGCCTTTCCAGACTTGGTAAGTGCCTTCTTCAAGTCCAAGGAGAAGCCTCCCAAGAAAACCACGCGAAAGAAGAAAACAGCTTCAGAGGAAAAGGAGAATGAGCCGGAACAGGAAgtgaaaccaaaaccaaagcgAGTTGTTCGAAAGAAAAAAACTCCCGCCGAACCAGGTCAACCTTTATTGCAGCAATTCCTGAACCGTGGAAAGGAAAGCCACCAAACTCCCATCAAGAGTTCTCCTTTACAACAGCGCCAGCAATGCTCCTCTACTCCCATTACCAAGTGCTTGCCCTCTGATCTGGAAAGCGACTGCGACGAGGAAGAGTTTAATATGTCCGATATTGTCAAAGGGATCATAAGCAATCCCAAGGCAAGACCAGCTTTGTTGACCCAGCACCAAGGACACCAGTTGCACTATGAGCCTATGGCCGAAGATTTGAGTTTAAGGCTGGCCCAGATGAGTCTAGGCGGCGAAGAGGAGGCGCAGACTAAGAGAGATCTTTCTCAAATGGAGCAACAGCCGCCGAGCAGTAAACGTTTCTCCCTGGATGACAGCTTTGATAGATTGGTGAATGGAAATCCTAGAAAGGCCTCACATATCATAGAGCCGGCCAGGACACCAGTGGAGCGATTTAAGCTAAAGCAACGCCTCAGCATCAGGATTCCAAGTCCTGTGAAGCCGCTGGCTAGTGTGAGTTTCTTCTTCAACCAAAGCAGCGACCAGGGAGATGCCTTCGAGGAGCTGATGAACTCCAGTTTGTTGATTGAGAAAAACAAAGAGGAGGTGGAAAGAGAAGATGAGGAGGATAATGAGGATGAAGAGGAGGATCAGGATAGCCAGCAGGAGGatgagaaggaggaggagcaggatgaGGAGCAAGAAAATGAGCAGCAAGAGGACGAGGATGATGACCTCATCGTAATCAGTGATTAA